The following proteins are co-located in the Brachybacterium sacelli genome:
- a CDS encoding signal peptidase I produces the protein MTQTVTTAENIVLRPRRPRTRTRGAVRVLGDVLLWAAAALGLLCAVVAVLTSFLGFQVMLFSSGSMEPTIPVGSAALVSSVEAADVEVGDIVTVERGAGELPVTHRVVAVEPADTADARLLTLRGDANDQDDPAPYEVTEVGRMVFSVPGVAPLVAQLGTSRMLAPLGVVAAAFVIWGLWPRSPARSR, from the coding sequence ATGACACAGACCGTCACGACCGCCGAGAACATCGTCCTTCGTCCGCGTCGTCCGCGCACCCGAACCCGCGGTGCGGTGCGAGTCCTCGGCGATGTGCTCCTGTGGGCCGCCGCGGCGCTCGGTCTGCTGTGCGCCGTCGTCGCCGTGCTCACCTCGTTCCTCGGGTTCCAGGTGATGCTGTTCAGCTCGGGGTCGATGGAGCCGACGATCCCCGTGGGCTCCGCCGCCCTGGTGAGCTCGGTCGAGGCCGCCGACGTGGAGGTGGGCGACATCGTCACGGTGGAACGTGGGGCCGGCGAGCTGCCGGTCACGCACCGTGTGGTCGCAGTCGAGCCGGCCGACACCGCGGACGCACGGCTTCTCACCTTGCGCGGTGATGCCAACGACCAGGACGATCCCGCTCCGTACGAAGTCACCGAGGTCGGCCGCATGGTCTTCTCCGTGCCCGGCGTCGCTCCCCTGGTCGCGCAGCTGGGCACCTCCAGGATGTTGGCCCCCCTCGGTGTGGTCGCCGCCGCGTTCGTGATCTGGGGCCTGTGGCCCCGGTCGCCGGCGAGGAGCCGGTGA
- a CDS encoding SipW-dependent-type signal peptide-containing protein encodes MSPRQETREGTARPARVLGILAGGLALGMASAVTVAAWHDPEAATATFTAGTFETQSQAAGTGWAHHGPGDPATLAADLTGLAPGGTYEAPTAGESHYGWLNLRTASGSTRGGQVLLEDVSADGALAGVLEYRVVAREASTAQCTATDFSAGATYLAGGPDSYLGVGSGTDGVSTEIGADSQDALGLCLDLRVAAPGDGDAGKDVQGTGSQVGLSVSASQL; translated from the coding sequence ATGTCCCCGCGCCAGGAGACCCGAGAGGGCACGGCCCGTCCCGCCAGGGTGCTCGGCATCCTGGCGGGCGGGCTCGCCCTCGGCATGGCGAGCGCCGTGACCGTGGCCGCCTGGCACGATCCGGAGGCGGCCACGGCCACGTTCACCGCCGGCACCTTCGAGACGCAGTCCCAAGCAGCCGGCACCGGCTGGGCCCACCACGGCCCCGGGGATCCCGCGACTCTCGCGGCGGACCTCACCGGACTCGCGCCGGGCGGGACCTACGAGGCCCCCACCGCGGGCGAGTCCCACTACGGCTGGCTCAACCTCCGTACCGCCTCGGGCTCCACCCGGGGCGGCCAGGTGCTGCTCGAGGACGTCTCCGCCGACGGCGCCCTCGCGGGGGTGCTCGAGTACCGGGTGGTCGCCCGGGAGGCCTCGACCGCCCAGTGCACCGCCACGGACTTCAGCGCCGGAGCGACCTACCTCGCCGGCGGGCCGGACTCCTACCTGGGGGTCGGCAGCGGAACGGACGGGGTGAGCACCGAGATCGGTGCGGACTCCCAGGACGCCCTGGGCCTCTGCCTGGACCTGCGGGTGGCCGCTCCCGGCGACGGCGACGCCGGCAAGGACGTGCAGGGCACAGGCTCACAGGTGGGCCTGTCCGTCTCGGCCTCCCAGCTCTGA
- a CDS encoding SipW-dependent-type signal peptide-containing protein, with product MNTQNTENTQTMTEEREPSQRRRKLLAITAGGLVLGLGGVLTLASWTDQEAAQGSFAAGSFALESSTDGTNFNATAPESPLTLNFSELAGNLSPHDSATAVYAVRLNQTSDYAASVDGAVSATGDAADNLTYQIQQVNDIKGTETIDTMISSESVTSGATHDGIFELDALDDVVYMKVTVTADSELDQGEKADVTWTLTGTSGSSLA from the coding sequence ATGAACACTCAGAACACCGAGAACACCCAGACCATGACCGAGGAGCGCGAGCCCTCCCAGCGTCGGCGCAAACTGCTGGCGATCACCGCCGGCGGGCTCGTGCTCGGGCTCGGCGGGGTCCTGACCCTCGCGTCGTGGACCGATCAGGAAGCCGCCCAGGGCAGCTTCGCCGCCGGCTCCTTCGCGCTCGAGAGCAGCACCGACGGCACGAACTTCAACGCCACCGCCCCGGAGTCCCCGCTGACGCTGAACTTCAGCGAGCTGGCGGGCAACCTCTCGCCCCACGACTCGGCCACCGCCGTGTACGCGGTGCGTCTGAACCAGACCTCCGACTACGCGGCGAGCGTGGACGGTGCCGTGTCGGCGACCGGCGACGCTGCGGACAACCTGACCTATCAGATCCAGCAGGTCAACGACATCAAAGGCACCGAAACGATCGACACGATGATCAGCTCGGAGTCCGTCACCTCGGGCGCCACCCACGACGGAATCTTCGAACTCGACGCGCTCGATGACGTGGTGTACATGAAGGTCACCGTCACCGCCGACTCCGAGCTCGACCAGGGCGAGAAGGCCGACGTCACCTGGACGCTGACCGGCACCTCGGGCAGCTCGCTGGCCTGA
- a CDS encoding response regulator transcription factor, whose protein sequence is MRSADAARRRARPLRVSVVEDEALMRSMLARTVDEAEGMRVVHELDSAAAARLAISPRSTDVALLDVNLGDGNGVKLGLELQRADPRIAIMLLSSLDVMGLFLSVQDEVSEPWSYLSKRSSFTRDVLLGAIEATADGEVVIDPSLVQRSRPRAGTPVAGLTTAQFDVLRLVAEGLSNEAVAGRLHLSERSVESHLLAIYRRLGVDGEGANRRVRAVLVFLEQTGRTWQR, encoded by the coding sequence ATGCGCAGCGCAGATGCTGCTCGGCGGCGCGCTCGTCCGCTGCGCGTGAGCGTCGTCGAGGACGAGGCCCTGATGCGCTCGATGCTGGCCCGGACGGTCGACGAGGCCGAGGGGATGCGGGTCGTCCACGAGCTCGACAGTGCGGCGGCCGCGCGGCTCGCGATCTCGCCGCGCAGCACCGACGTCGCCCTGCTCGACGTCAACCTCGGCGACGGCAACGGGGTCAAGCTCGGCCTCGAGCTGCAGCGCGCCGACCCCCGGATCGCGATCATGCTGCTGTCCAGCCTCGATGTGATGGGCCTGTTCCTGTCCGTCCAGGACGAGGTCAGCGAGCCGTGGAGCTACCTGTCCAAGCGGTCCTCGTTCACGCGCGACGTGCTGCTCGGGGCGATCGAGGCGACCGCCGACGGCGAGGTCGTCATCGATCCCAGCCTGGTCCAGCGCTCCCGACCCCGGGCCGGCACCCCGGTGGCCGGCCTCACCACGGCCCAGTTCGACGTGCTGAGACTGGTGGCCGAGGGCCTGTCGAATGAGGCGGTCGCCGGGCGGCTGCATCTCTCCGAACGCTCGGTGGAGAGCCACCTGCTGGCCATCTACCGCCGCCTGGGCGTCGACGGCGAGGGCGCGAACCGACGGGTGCGGGCGGTGCTGGTCTTCCTGGAGCAGACCGGACGCACGTGGCAGCGATGA